GTTCTCATCACCACTAGTCTGTGATCGGAGTCCAAAGAGACTGATAGTATTGCTCGCACATCTCTCACCATCTTATGATTTGTAGACACAAAAAGGTCAATCATTGTTTCCTGGTGTAATCACATGCCTCTCTGTTCTAACCATACCATGTGAACTCACGACTGTCACAATGTTTAAAGTAGGTGTTCATTGTTTTCATGTGGTTACAGTCACATAGATCTAGAATAGTTTTTCCCTCGTGATTTCTGTCCACTATACCTATATGACAATATCCAATATTGCCTTCATATCCTTGCCTAtctgtacctacatgtatgtggcCATTGAAATCTcaaatggttatgatctgttcTTGAGTGCTACTTGTATCCATTACTTTTAGCATTATGTCATAAAAGGCATCTTTCTCAGCTTTAGGCTTTCCTTGCTCTGGCGCATATATTTGAACTATGGCTAGTTTCTGATGCTTTGTTTTCACTCTGATTTGCATGATTCTACTGTTAACATTCTCAAAGTTGTTAATACATTCCCCGATTTCTTCATTCACAACTATGCCCACTCCGTGTTTTCTATTATTATCTATGCTGCCGATGTAAATATAATTTCCATGTATGACTTTATGTCAGTTTGCCTTATCCCTTGTTTCGAAATGTCTGAGTATGTCAATTTGATGCTCCTTCGCCATCTCCACTATCTCTTCTGCTTTTTGAAGGAAAGTTCCAATGTTAAGAAATCCAAGCTGTAGTCCGCCATTTCATTCCTGTTTCGTTTTCTGCCTAGTCCATCCTGTTTTTCTTTTCCTTTAAGTGTTTGTGGCAATTAGTATAGCTCCAGTGACTTGCTTGACCTATTCGGAGTCAGGATAGGCCAAGCGAGTCACCAGAGCTATtagattaatttttttaagcAAGCGGAGTGTAAGTTAatgtcttattttattttctttaccCTTATCATTTTTTGTCCATTATTTCATGCATTGACAGAAGTAGAACCTCAACAAACTTCAGACTTATGCCTAAACATTAATGAATGTGACTTATTGGTTTTTTGGtgtatcaaaattttgtttcatttgtAATCTTAATGTTGAATGATTGAATGGTTTATGGTTTTGATTGTCtgatatgaaataatatttacAACTAACTTAGTGTGAACTTTTGCTCCTGAAACTGTTATTGCACCAGTTCAtgtaataacattttttttgaATGCATTTAAAAGTTATCTGAAATATCTTTTTTGTTGGACAGCTTAAGCTTTCTGTTACACTTTTTGCATTTGCAAATTTTGAACGACAGATCTTACATTATTTTGGTATCAAAGAAAAACTGTTGACAGCCTGTGATaagctaaaaataaacttgatTGGACTAAATATTCGAAAATAAAAGAATAGATATTATAACTTGTGATATAAAGATTACCTAGCTGTTAATAATCCAAAAAGATCTGTTTGAACAGGCATTGGTCTACATATTTGCCTTCAATTGTTTTAGAACTATTGCGCATATACTAGTCCTCTAGGATTTATTGACACACACGATGATGTATCACAGCAGACTAGACCAAAGCCTCACAGCAGCAAATGCAATTGGTGTGCGAAGTGATTTGAGAAGCCAAACTCTGAGCCATATATTAACCAATCATAAATAAATGAGCAAACAACTCCAGAAGGtcataaaccataaaccatgaTAAAAAACCAGGACCAgatataaattacctagtgctATAAACTACAACAAACTCACTAGTAACctgctaaatttatttaataaccTCTGAACTCGtttaagaactcttcctctgcaatctttcaaaacaaaattcaaaATACACCTACTATCCTCTGACCCATAATATCACCACCTAGCCTCACGCATTTTAGCATTTCTGTATTATACGTTGTTTTATCACTAGAAATCTGTTGTGATAGATATGCATAACTATTTTCACAGAGCCTTTATTTGTCTACTtgttgtttaaacaatactcatatcaatcctcaagcttgcgttttacatattttatgctttcagttccaacatttttatattagcaagactattcattttttttaaaagttttgtacACTGCTTTTAGTTAATTACTTGCTGCGGTACCTTGtgaaaaacatattgtaaaatatgactattgattatcACATTAAAGATTGCTCGTATGAGgtcatatctacatgtacatcttgTCTTTAGTGGAACAGAATGACATTAAGATAGGAGTTATCTTTCTAACAAGGGAAGAACACTCCAATGGTAACTTAGCAGAAAAATGGAAAGGTACTAGTTCTTTGCTGTTTTGTTGCCATCGAATGAAGTGGTTGAAGGCATCAGAGAAAATGATAACAATGTTAACAAATGTTAAATAAATGTTAACAAATAATGTAATCAATATTAACAATGTTAATGTTAACAGAAAATGATAACAATAGAAGTTATCTTTTCATTAAGTGATAAACCCAACTACAAATTTTGTAAAGCAATGAATAGATGTTAATGGTTTCTGTGTTGGTATATTTATTGAGGAGGAAAAGAAGTGCTCTAAAATATAAATCACTGTTCATATCAGCATTAGTAAGCAAGGATTTCCCATTTACTGACCTCTGTAAGaatatcaacaataataataataatgcaataTGTAAAATAGAGCAACGGAAACTTAGATACTGCTAAAGCGTTGACttgtgaaatttttttcaaaaaagtgaTGTGTGCAAGCATTTCACTCATAGATAAAAGGTATATCTTTTCCGCCGGTCCACTGCTCCAAAAAGGCATCGAAGAGCTCATTGTCAGCCACAGTAAATTGGTCCTTCCAGTCTCCAACTTTTCCTGTAATAATTGTCAAATCCCCCGCATGAGTGTCCTAATGGTAGGATTTTCTAAATCAACATGATACTACTGTGTGATTACAGAACATTCCGTAACACTAGCAGTAAAGAAGGTCTGTTAGTTGATATTTTAAAAATGCTCTGTAAAACTACCAGTAAGGAGAGCCCAACCATTGGTGAATAATTTTAGAATATTCAGTATAACTTGCCATATAAAACTTCTAATCATTAGTAAACATTTCTGGAACATTCCATATGCAGTATGTAACACTGTTTTTGATCCCAACTAATTTTGTATCATGTCTAAAGAAACAGGAAAATATGCCATGCTTCTTGCTCTCTCCTTATACCTCAATAATAGCAAGCTAGTTTTACTACTTAAGACTCTAGAGATCAATGCTTAcaactgttttttatttaaatctggTTTTCGATAAAATACTGGATATCTTTTTTGCtcaaatgtaataataatttaaaacaaaatattatgtgcTTCAGTGCAGAATTTGACTGACTTTTGTTTCTGAAACATacacattttcatattattttttaccaaatttgcTAATAGAAATTTGTCAGaaagttttttaatgttttgaagAAGGCAATTTGGAGCCGGTTGCGACATAAAGGTTTATCTGGTGCATTATTcaatttttgctaaattttCTACTCATGAAAATCATATGAGAGGAACTGTCACAGAGTTATCCAACCTTGCAAGGAAACTAACTCACTAAAAAAAGGAAGTTTCTAGCTGCCAGATAAAACCTACTAGCAGCAAACCTAGCGATGTCCAGGATTCATCTCATCTTTAGTCAGATAGAccacaggtgggtgtttaagggCCTGATTCATGgaaaccagacagagttttaaaACCGAATATTGTTGGTGACCTGACGGGAAGCACTGAGAATatgcgtgtgaagtttggataaaatcagATAAAAATGTGGACACACATAAAGTTTATGCGGACTAACAGACATATACAGTGTCAGAGTGTGATTTATTGATACAGGTTATGTAACCAATATTACTGCCTATATGACTTGAgacatttttagaaaataatcaTTTTCATGTGAAtatcataattattaaaataattacccaacaTTAAAACTATTACGGAAATTGAATTtaaatattctattaaaaacAACCAAAACGCTTTAGTAGTTTGACTAGCAAAGTTTACAATAAATTTGAAGTTGGATTTAATTTAACTTGAATTTGCGCTGCCTTAGTCTATCAGTCTAGCATGACTGCAAGACTGAACGACAGAATGGAGTTCAGTTCTAACAGCATTCCTAATAGAAGGCATTTTAGTAGAACTCAATGCCAATtcaataattcaaatattttgctgttcatCTTTGAAAATGATGAAAAGAACTGCGGCTCTAATATTGCAGTCAGTATTTTCTTGAATGCTTTGCCCAATAACAAGCAAATACATTTTTACATGTTTTCTATCTCCATATCGTTGAGGCAAGCATTATCCCACTCTCTAAAGGTTTTACTAGTGGTTTGACCTTGACCTCACCAAAATCAAGATGAAGAATAAGATCCATACTTATGAGGCGTAATACTCTAATCAGTAGGCTAAAGTTATTTTGACTTTGATGCTGACGTAAACTCACCCTTCCTGAACATGAGTGCCAGAGTCCTCTTCAGAGCTGTCTCATCCATTCTCAGCTgtaaattatcagtatttttaacacttttaacaccataacatgttataaaatgtgacctCTCGCGTGAAAATCGACCAAAAGTCGGCATTCACTATTGTTAGTAATGAAGCTTCGAAGTTTGCATTAGGTTTATTGGGGAGCACATGGCTATTTTCAGTCAGATTTTGGCCTTTTTCTGAGTCAGATGTGAGTAGGAATGTAATCGTGGTTTTGGGTCTGATATcccttgttttttttaaactcacattttggcaaaataaacctCAGTATGGATTTCAGATGTGATGTTAAATCTTGAAGCCTATCAGTTAGTGGTGATATACCTAGGAGCTTCTCATCTTATTCCTAATGTGCGGTTAGTGTAAAGTACGGATGCGTAAAAATgtccaatttttttcaattttagagCAGGGTTTACCAATCTTCTGTTGTCCTGACTTTAAAATGGTGTACACCAACTGTTTCAGCTTGCTTACCTACCCTAGAGACCAAGTTTCACCTCAGTCAGTGAAATACAAATGGCCGTATTCAAGGATAACCTAACGTAAACAACCTATTTCTGTGTGTCGCGTCTTTATTTGCGATTTTCTCCGTTTCAGATTTTGCTGACGTGCCTTCCAAAATTCGCAATATCTCATGAACTACCTAAGCTAACTCAAAAATTCGAAATGCTTTAAGTTCTCCACGAAATTCTGCATCTGGCTGTGTTACtaactcaaaatctgaaaatccctcattttggttgattttcacatgagaggtcacaaATATTAAGAAATAAAAATGACAGTAGTCACATTGAAACCCCTTTAATTCAatcttattaaatatagtttagtttaatgtaattaaaaatttaattaaatttaattttagcgAGCCCGTTCACACTACTGGTACAAAAGccatagtaaaaatattttttaaaatgacTCTGTTAGTCAAAAGTATGCTTGCTCATGTACgttttaattttgtaatttatcataataatatttgCCATTTTATTTACACTGTTGCCAAAGTAAAATGGCAACAGTCTAAGTAAAATGGCTGCTAattcttttacatttttttacattttattttagtaaaaaaagtaaaaataaagtCTTTTTAGCCAATATTCACTATTGCTTTAGCACAAGAAAAACCTACAACAtttctttgtttaaaaaaactatttttatcaaATCATATTTAGTTAATAGTTTGCTATTTTAGTTGAACAACCCACTAGCATTTTGGTTACTAGTTTTTTTGGCTATGTTGAAATTAGAAATGCTGTCGTGGTTACTCAGAAAGAGAGTAGCCATTGCCTAGCGGCTAGCAGGTCTGAAGTACAAATGAAAACTTGGGGTTCAATTTCTAGAAAAGTCGCCGGAGGAAGGCAGCAACTTTGCAACTagacatgtctccagtcatctAGGCTCCCTAGTCACTGAACTCTGACATTTCCAGACAAAATCACAAAAATATTGCTTGTACAACTACACTCTTAAAAACCCAACAGCTTCTGCTTGCAGTAATTGCTAAGCAGACATGTTCAACCGTGGAGGGATTACTCATACATATATTTTCGTTATTCAATATTTTTCAACCTGTAATTAATCACTAGTATCCTGGCAGTCTAGTCCACTGTGTGAGAGCTGGGAGGTTCCGCTGATTTAGCACAGAAAAAAATTATCTGCACAGTTATTCTAAAATGCAACAATGCTGATGAGACAGGTGTTAGCGTGCAGGTGCACCAAACTGAATGTTGTGCGAACGAATCTCGCttacaacaatattttatttcaacctCTGACCATGGCtgcggacagacagacatacagacagacaagTACCATGTCAGTGTAAAAGAAaaactgtgagagatcatcagtcGCATCAATAacgcacagagaataagtatgtacacaataaTTCTAAGATTATGCAAGGCGGCCAGGGGTAATGGTGGCAAGGCTGAATGTCATGGTTTCAAATCTGGTACAAGGCAATATTTTTCCCCAACCTCAAGCCGTGCGTTTGAAAAAACGAACCGCCGTGTTTCCTATTATAGTACAGATTATCTAATAGAGAATACTGAAGGAAAGTCTCTAAACCTTACTATTTGATGGTTGACATACTCtttaatatttatgtaatattaatatattttttaatattttttagtatttatatatctattttattatttatacatttttataagttttatagacCCTAAACCTAAATTTATAAATCAACAAGTTTTTCACAGCGCTAGACAAGGTAGGGTTTAGAGAAACTGCTAGCTCTGCTAATATAGAGAGTGAGGGTACCTTTAAGTAGGCATCGTAGAGGTTGGTTCCAATTTATACATTTACCAAGagagtttaatttttaaattgccAAAATTAGAAGTTCGTCATATATATAATTGAACTTTAATGTAGGCAAAGGCAAATTTGTTTAAGAATTAAATGGTATACAGAAATGACAAACTACAATgctaagaaaaaaatattaacattacAGACAAGTTTCTTTAGTTTGGATAGATATAATATGTTTAAACTAGCTGCATTTATTTGAAGACTACAAGGATTAACtaagttataataaaataagaaTGGTTTACATATTATTAAACAAGGAAATAGCTTTGAAGAATGTTTCTCTGTTTTTTGTCTCTGATGAATTtgtataaaaaagtaaaaataaaagaatttaaatctgaaaaaatgcaaaaagtaaaacatatttCATGGACTGGAATGATTTTTAATCACTAATTCAAccttatatttaaattattaatatattttatctttaatatttaagatttttttaatgtaCATTTTGTCGTAACCTCTAAACCTAGCGGTCTTGCGTGTCATGAGACACCGTCAAGTTTGCTGGGGAGAATTACCAACGAATGGTCTTTTTTTAACTTCATCACCATTATTTCCACTCACTCTCTCTTCTATTAAACATAATGAATATAAATCTGCACAATTAATCTGAAGAACCGGAAAGAGGTCAATTACTGAACGCGTTAGACCGCTGGGATACTAAGTTGACTGTCAAAGTTTGAGAGTtgtacaaacaattttttattttaacctcCAACGCTGACTTCGGACGGCAAAAGGCAGGACATGTCACTTATTATAGCATAAACCACTACCCTGTCGGTCCAGCATGCCGTAACAGATCCTTAGATATAATAAGTATACGTATAGTTAATCTGCTATGCTAATTGCTTGGTGGAGGTGAGAGCAGCCGGGCTACCATGCTGAAGATTTGTAAGTTCAAATCTAGTGCAACGCACTCTTTTTCTCAACCACAGCTGTTATTGCAGTGAGGATTTGTAACTCAAGTTAGAAAATGGCATGTCAGAGTACAGACTAGTATGCGCCTGTTTGACAGAGAGATCGATTAACTTTGGATGCCCTTACTGTCACCCCGAGTTGCCTTTTTGAGAGTTGAACCCAATTTGTGAATTGCACTGTCTACAGGTCAGGGATTTTAGGCCACGACCACGTCATAAAAGTTTTTTcaactatttaattttttactcaCAAAATAATCGgccaaatacaaaataaaataattataaaatgaaatatataaaatatatataaagtaacaaataaaatttaagtattatattttataagtattataaaacatgttataaaatattatgtataaaatattatacttataatatataagtattaaattttataaaattataatgtaattttaaaaataatattataaaatacttaTAAAGCAATGCAGTAAAATACTTAAATAATACTTATAcacttataaaataatactacataaataatattttgattCTACCTTTCATTGTGATCATTTTAATGCTAGTTGAAAACTCACCACATTCAGCAGTGCGGTATTGTCATGACCTTGTTGAGTCTTTGCTGGCTGCATTTTAGAGAAGGTCGTCACGTCAGCGATTTGAGCAATCATCTCAGGGGATCTACCAGTTCCCATGAAATCATTCACCTTAGTGATGGCCTTCACTGGATCCTAAGAAAACAGTAAAGTACAGCAAAtttttagagttgtctactaTTGATAGACACTTGGGACCGCTGTATTGGTCGAATTATGTCAATATCTTGACTGGAAAAAATGGACACTACTTTTATGTTGAGTTCAAGTTTAGAATGGCATTTAAACGTACTTGCTGCAGAGCAATGGAAATGATTTCCCTGTCTATCGGTAGAAAGCGAAGCTTCAGGAATAATTGTTTCAAACAAGAATTCACATGCTTGGAGAACTACATGTATGGTAAAGCGCAGATGCACTATACATGGAGTTATCTGCTTCATTGCGATACTTACACTTACAATGAAAGTGACTTATACTTATACTTACTTGAAATGACAACTTGTATCTGCACAGTAATAAATTAGCAGGCATAGCCAAGTTGTggattttgttttcattttttctgcAAATCTTTAAGATCTTAATTATAAATAATGCCAACATTATTTTGTCATTTTAGTTGGTTTTTAGTCTTTGTCTTTTTGCATAATTTTAGCTTATTCCTAAAAAAGAACATTTCTTTTTATTGCATATGTTTGGACGGTTGTAATTCAAAACTTGTAGTAATTTCTAGTGAAAAATGatgttttgttataaaattacgtaaattatgttaaaaaaaacaagtaaaaagtTGGTAATTATACTCactgtaaaattttaaatcagcaCCAATTTTAACAGGCCTTCCAAAGTTGTTTACGATATCATTGATACCCATTTATCAACCAGTCAGTAAAAAAGCGCTAAAAAGGTGTTTGTGAAAAAAGCCtgaatttttttcttgtttatttttgtttgtaaaggAATCTTAGAATTTGCTCATCAGTTGCCTCACTTCTTTTCTTGTTTGTGACTTTTGCACATGTGACAGGTCATaccattttcaatacaaatgagaTCAAagcacaaaataattttttgccttgtgtaattgagaaaattcgcagcttttcaaaactgttttcgaAATTGAAATCGAAGCAAATTACCCTAAAATACAGTCATcgcaaaaaattgaaaaatttgtttacaaagaagatggattgaattttaaacagCATTGTTTGTTGACATTTAGGAAGAAAATAGCAACCGCATGCTACAAacattatattttcatgaatgtttgAAATGGCTTGACTTCACAAAAGTCTAAGGCACATTGACAATTTTCACTTTGGGAGCCCATTGTTCACTATATGAAATGCCTCATATGTATTGAAAATAATACAACCTGTCACATATGTTTTCTGACCACCTTTTATAGGCCTAAATATTTCTAAACAACTGAAATATGttgcagttttaataatgaGAAGAAATGGTTTTTTAACACTTTAGTAAGTTTTATTAACTctcgctaccgtaagccgatgtatcgactgatcaatagggtttcacttttcttttcattacaaagcCCACACATTACACACTACAAGCTAGACCAATAAAATTTTGgctccaatgaaacaaccttgttgccaattacgtgcaaccaatagaaaattttttggctCAAAAATTCCATTTCCAATTATTCTTTAAAACGAGAAAATCAGATCATTTTTGTTgtggcaataagaaacacactgtgttcgttcaacgcaaagaaagtTTGCGAAAATGGttttcactaaacaattttatattcatcttgtagaaaattttgttttgaataagatgCAGTTTGCAGTAAAACGATATCTAtttttattctcgagatattgcttaaatactagcgatGTATCGGTTTTTCGAAAATCCGTctgaattaatttggtcagaataatCGTTCGGTCAGAATTTAATGCGGTAAGGAAAGAGTTAAAATAATGTCTCcaacttttctattttttataaaatgttccCTATTATGAAATTCTCTATATAAAGACCACTATGATAAAATGGGAAAATACGaataagaaaatttatttttatctttttcaaaCTGTCCAATGTGTTCACTCAACTTAGAATATCACTCATGCTTGCTGATTCATTGTAATTAGGAGAAAGTGCATAAGTTTTAAGAACCAGCACAAGAAAGTTGCTTACTAACCTGTACCAGTTCTTCATAGAAAACCACATGTACATTTGGTTTGTTTCTCAGAGTCCACGTGTGCTCAATATATTTAAAGAAGTTACCAAACGGCATGTCTTGTCCATAGAGGAAAATCTTCATGTACTCGTGTAAAGTCATCTCAAGGGTCGCGTTCTCATTTCCGGGCTTTGGGAATTCCTAGAACAAAGGCAACAAATCTAATCTATGACAAATGCTATTTTTCATAGGATAAAAAATACATTACTTTTTATCGGTCCGGCGTGccgtaagagatcattaggcaTAATAGCTATACATACAAGTATTCTGCTATGCTAATGGCCAATTGCTTAGCGCAGATGACAGTGGGCTGGGCTAGCATGCTGAAAGCCGTAATTTCAAATCTAGTACAATGCGGTCTTTTTCTCAAACACAGTTTGTATTATAGCAATTCTAGTTAGAACACGGCGGGTCAGAGTACAGACTAGCATAAGCCTGTTTGACAGAGAGATCACTTCAACTTTGTTATGCCTTTATTGTCATCACAAGTGGTGTTTCTGAGTACAGACTACTATGAGATTCTAAAACTGATATATCTCTGCTCAATTTTGTATCGTTAGATTGTCTTCATTTTAGAGAACAAATTTCGTGACCTCCAAAGTCTATGGTCTTACTATATTTAAAAGAATGCAGAATAAAAACTACATTATTTCATTTGGTCTTCATTTGACCCTATCAAACTATAACTAAAAGGTCAAGGACATGTTTTGGACTGAGTATGCTCATATTAACCAGAAGCAACTGAAAGTTAACACATTCATAATgacaacaaaaaaaaacacctAAACAAAGAACATTTATTCATacgaaacatatatatatataatatatatatatatagaaatatatatatatataaaaatatatatgtatataaaaatatatgtatatagaaatatatatatattttagtccaactgcgtctgatgagtgcatggcacgaaacaaatttgtacgGCAATTACTAAaggtttactttcttcttaatattttttcaaatatgtatgtatatatatttgtttatatgtagGCTGAAACTTATTTGGAAAATCAAATCTTTCTTTACTACAAACCTGTTTCACTGTGTCACTTGTCACGTGTCTTTGATTTTGAACAAAGACACGGGATGATCAACGCCACGAAATAgattaatagtaaacaaaaattttacattCCAGATAAGTTTTAGTCTAACCAATTACTCACTTATTACTATATTGATGTGAAGTTCTTTTGTAGCTTTAAATTTTAGTTTATCTTATTTATGTTTAGTAGCAGAATTACTTTTGAACATAAACATAGAACATCAACCtgtatatatacgcatatatatgcgtatatatatacaagtatacgcatatctatatgtataaatcttCAAGTTTGTGTGGGATTCTGTGTGTCCGAACTTTcgtttcatgctggatttgatctcggaacctctcaTTTGCCAAGCAAGTATCTTATCAATTAAGCTATGCGAGACTGATGGATTTATTGGGTCATATATGTCACTGTTTGGGTGAAAATTTGCATACCATGGCACGTTGTCGGCTTGCTGTCTGTCAGAAATTGACGATGACTTGTTTCTTAGCGATGCATGCTTGGGTCGAACAGTATGGTAGAGAACGGGTGACCCAGTTCTTAGTATTTACCACTTCcagaactgtcagattaacctgaagggatgaCTGCAACATGTTCAGTCTGGCAGAGCCAGGAAGCCATCTCACTTGCCCAATGTGCAAAGGCAGAGGTAGATATTTAACGTGCCCATGTTATCAGTATGATACACGGGCCTCCAAGTTATTgtctagatccaaaagacccagcaatgtggggttgaaagcttgccgagagctttttgtcattaagcaggactcaaaccaccaaccccatggttgacagTCAAAGCTGCTACTGTTAGGCCACCCTGACGCCCACCGGTCCGTTTTATGCaagtcactaaagcttgctctcacgactcttattagtaagtttactaataagtttactaactagcttactcaaattagccgtTGGCAATAAGAGTAAAGTTTGGATCGACGTTCATAACGCCTCCTCTatagcacataaaaagctagttttggatgaaaactgtagcaaacatatcattgGGTGCAAGGAGCTTTTCTAATGTTGTTAAATATaagtataaaacaaaaatatgctttcaaatttaaaatgaaataaagatgaaagctctaacaaattgcaaagcaaggcacaggctataatatcattgcagattaattgcaaacaatagatactaactggtagagatatctcCTGGCTTTCCAATGCAtaatttatttagagatctttgacaaattaaaggtaagttagcagatttattgcatccaaaaggtttaacatTGCTCCATTGCAAaaaagggcaaaatataggcgacatttacTTCACCCGAAAAAAGGCTAAACTTATTTTCCTTCAACTCTGACAAGccaattgaaaaatacaactcCACCTTCAATTGACCGTCACTATAGATGGAGAGTTGAAAGATGGAGTACcctggcattcaattagaggttttatagtatatatgcatatatatatgcatatatataggaatatatattagtgtatacatatacagtggtgatacaaaatATGGAACCGCTTCAAATTTTCATCACATAGCAATGAATTGTGAGTTGTGTTTGTTTTTCTACAAtcgaaaatttacattattataaagaattatatat
Above is a genomic segment from Watersipora subatra chromosome 6, tzWatSuba1.1, whole genome shotgun sequence containing:
- the LOC137398650 gene encoding sulfotransferase 1C2A-like, with product MEIPPHPRGCTVTNRFVSSEDGAIKIPALVVKDEGFVAVENAIKSYKWKDEDFLLVSYPKNGTNFLWEIMTMLLRGTSEYIQDFKAVCMMDLFPVTKLDTDNLFASPRVLNTHYRLEALPAEFHGKKTVIVMRNPKDVCVSYFHQESKMEFPKPGNENATLEMTLHEYMKIFLYGQDMPFGNFFKYIEHTWTLRNKPNVHVVFYEELVQDPVKAITKVNDFMGTGRSPEMIAQIADVTTFSKMQPAKTQQGHDNTALLNVLRMDETALKRTLALMFRKGKVGDWKDQFTVADNELFDAFLEQWTGGKDIPFIYE